The Fodinibius salinus nucleotide sequence CGTTTTGATCGGGCCTGGCAAGAGCGTCCTATTTATGGTAAGGTGCGCTATATGACGAGCGACAGTACGCGTCGTAAACTAAAACTGAAGGAGTATCTGGATAAATATGGGAACCAGAAAACGTTAGATATGTAATTGGTCCGTCACGGGTATGCGCAGATCAAAAACTATAATCTTATTAATGGGATAATATAAAATTAGTGCATATCCGTTTGATTTGAATGATCCGCGTTCATTCAAAGTTTTGCAACCAATTCTTTAACAAGTTTTGCAAAATCCTCTTTACGGGAATCAGCGGCAGCTTTAACTTCATCATGATCAAGTTTTTCGCCGGTAACTCCTGCAGCCATATTACTAATCAGCGATATAGCTACTGATTTAAGTTCGAGTCGCGCTGCCTCGAATAGCTCAGGTGCGGTGGACATTCCCACCGCATCAGCACCCATTTTACGAAAGGCACGAATTTCGCTCTTGGTTTCGTAATTGGGGCCGGTAGAAAAAATATAAGTACCTTGTTGGGTAACGAGTCCCAAATTAGCGGCAAGTTGTCGAACTTCATCAACCCATTGGTGGTGCAGATACCGGTGTTTAGTATTCCCGCGCGGAGAAATAGCCAGATTATTACGAATGATACCTTCAATGACCATCAAGTCGCCCACCGAAAAAGATGTATTGATTCCGCCGGCTGCATTAGAAACGATAAGCTTGTTAGCCCCCAACGATTTAGCTATGTAAACTGGGGTGGCTGCCTGTTCGAAAGAAAAGCCCTCGTAGTGATGAAAGCGACCGGAAAATGCCATAATATTTTTACCACTCACTGTTCCAAAGATGAGTTCACCGGCATGACCTTTTACTGATGAAACGGGCATGCCGGGAATATTGCCGTAGGGTATGGCTTGAGGATTTTTAATTTCATCAGCAAACCCGCCCAGACCGGAACCGAGGATTATAGCCGCTTCAATTGCATCAGGAATTTCTTGTTGTTGCAGGTAATCAGCTATTTGATCAGTAAAGTCAGGTAGTTTCATAGCTTACAAAGTTAGTTTACGCAGAAATGAAAAGTCGCAAGGATGTAATAGGATTGGTAAAATATTGCGCCTTGGGGATGTAGCCTGCGCATTTTTTACATAGGTTCAATTTTATATCCTTGTTGTTCATCGTAGTCCGTCAGGTTAAATAGGGGGTGATGTGAATCGTGATAGCCCATTACCGTGTAATCTTCTTCGTAGGCTAATTTTGTTAATTCTTGACGGGCTTCCATGCTACGGTCGGCGTCAAAATCATATTTGGCAGCGAATTTCCGGTTTACTTCACCTCTGTTGGCAAGCACATCGCCACCCATCAGGTATTTTTGGTTACCGTCATCAAAAAGTAGGACCTGTGAAAACTCAGTATGTCCGCCAATCTTTTTAACACTAATTTCGGGATAGGGCTGATCCTCCTCATCCAAGAAATTTAAATCAGCTTTGGCATCTAAGAAATGAGTAAATTCTGTTTTTTCGTCATCATAATATTCATCCATATCCATTACTTTTTGCCATCCTTTTTTCGAAACCCAAACATTGGCATCGGGAAAGGTGAGTTCCCAAAATCCTGATGATTTACCTGCAAGCCCGCCTATATGATCGTAATGCAGATGGCTGGCAAAAATATCAGTAATCTCATAGTCAGTGACTCCCAGCTGATCGAGATTATCTTTGATGGTGTCAGTACTGGTATCTTCTCCAAAGTCGCCGATACCTACATCAAAAAGAATATTTTTGTCTTTAGATTGAATCAAAAAGGGATTGAGAGATATTTTAAGTGCTCCTTTAGCAGGCGGGTCGTCACGGTCAATACGATTGAATTTCTTGTCAAGCCCAACGCTAAAGGTACCTTCGTAAAGCGGATATGCAAGACTTTTTTGGGATATTTCGGTCATTAATAGTAGGGGGTTTGAATTGTAAGTTTTGAATGTTGAATGGAGTCATTCAAAACTCAGAATTCATTGTTATGAATTCTTTTCTTCATGTTGATCATAGGCTTCAATAATTTCGCGAACGAGTCGATGCCGAACCACATCATCCTCATCAAGATAGACAAACGAAATTCCATCAATATCTTCTAAAATATGCTGTATGGATATGAGTCCCGATTGTTTTTTGCGAGGCAGATCTGTTTGGGTAATATCACCGGTAATAATAGCGCGGCTGTTAAAGCCTATACGCGTCAAAAACATTTTCATTTGCATGTTTGTGGCATTTTGTGCCTCATCGAGAATCACGAACGCATCGTTAAGAGTACGTCCCCGCATATAGGCCAAGGGTGCTATTTCGATGTTGTTTTTGGCTAGTTGCAGTTCCAGCTGGTCATATTCAATCATGTCCTCAAGTGCATCATAAAGCGGGCGGAGATAGGGATCAATTTTCTCGCGGAGATCGCCAGGAAGGAATCCCAGTGTTTCGCCTGCTTCTACGGCAGGACGGGTAAGGATAATTTTTTTCACCTTACGTTCTTTAAGTGCTTTCACCGCCAGTGCAACTGAAGTATATGTTTTTCCCGTTCCTGCCGGACCAATAGTAAAAACTATGTCGTTTTCCGCAGATGATTTGAGAATTTGTTTTTGACCCGGTGTTTTGGCTGTTATTGTTTGGTCGTCAAAGGTGTGGAGGATAAACTCTTCTGAATTGCTATCATCTTCGAGCGGATTCGGTCTTTCAGGTTTCCGGTCTTCTTTTTTAAGGGCCAGTACCGTATCAATATCGCTATCGTTGAGATTGCCGTTTTCAACGGCCATTTTTTCAAGCTCGCTAAAAATATTAACCAATTCTTGACGGTCTTTGTCCGGGCCGTCAATTTTAATCGAGGCACCGCGAGCAGTAAGCGTAGTATCGGGATACGCTTCGTCGAGCTGCTTTAGGTGCTCGTCATGGAATCCCAACACGAGAACAGGTTCGACATCCTCAATTTGATACGTTTCGTTGCTGATAATAGATTGATCTGCGATAGAAATATCAGGATTAATTCAAAATAGCATCGTAAAGATAAGGAAACTGAATGAACATTTTATAAATATTGATATTATTGGCAGTACATAAGGATATTGTTAGACAACTGTTTCTTTACCTTTTTGTGCTTTTTCGTTCAGTCTTTTTATGCGTTCAGCAATGTTTTGAGCTTTAAAAACAGCACTGCCGGCCACCAGCACATCAGCCCCTGAATGGGTAATATTAGTAATATTATCTGGTTTAACCCCGCCATCCACTTCTATAAGAAATCCGGCTCCCTTTTCTTTGCGCATATTTCTGAGATCTTGTAATCGTTGGAGGGTGGCCGGGATAAATGATTGACCGCCAAAGCCGGGATTAACGCTCATCACAAGTACCAGGTCGAGTTCATTCAGCACGGGAGTGATAGACTGCAGTGATGTTCCCGGATTGATCGCCACGCCGGCGGTGATGCCATACTGATGAATATTTTGGATTGTTCGGTGTAGGTGTGGGCAAGCTTCTTGGTGAACGGTGATTTGATCTGCTCCGGCATCTACAAAAGCCTCAATATATTGATCCGGATTTTCAATCATAAGGTGTACGTCCAGAAAGGCGTCAGTACAGTGATTCGCATCTTCTACAATACTCGGTCCATAGCTAATGTTGGGCACAAAATGACCGTCCATAATATCACAGTGAATCCACCGGACACCGGCGGCATTACATTCCTCAATTTGTTCGCCAAGCTTACTGAAGTCAGCGGCTAAAATGGAAGGAGCAATGATGGGAAGTTCAAAATCCATAGTATGTTATTTGTTTGTGGAATCGGGAGAAGCAATATTAGTTGTAGTATCGATGACAGCTCCCGACTCACTTTCTTCTTTTACATTAAATCGTTCAGAAACAGTTAATTTAATTGTTTCACCAATGACAATTTCTTCTTTTTTAGGTGAAAAATCGAGAATGACATTTGGTTCAAATTCTTTACTGGGCTTGAAGCGAATTTCGCCTACCCGCAGACCTACTTCCTGTAGTTTTTGTTGTGCTTCCGAAAGCCGGAGTCCGCGAATATTAGGTACTTGTACCACCTTTTCTCCCAAGCCGTCACTGACAGCAAGATCCACAACAGTACCTTTGGGCACTACTTTGCTTGCGGGTACCGATTGGCGTAGTACGCTGTTTTTAAATCGTGAAGACTCATAGCTTACCGTTCCTACCTTGAGTCCATTGTTTTGGAGTTGAATCTTTGCATTTCGATACGAAAGACTAGTCACATCAGGTACTTTAACTGTTGGGTTACTTTCGGTATTTACGGTTAGATAAATTTTGCGATTTGGTTTAACGATTTCAGCAGGAGAGGGGGTTTGGTCAATGACATAATCAGCTGGATAGGCTGTGTTTGAACGTCGTTCTGCCACTTCGTACTGCAATCCATAATTTGTGAGCTGTTGCTGAGCTTCTTCCAGCGAAATCTGTGAGACATCCGGTACTGTTAGCCCCTCATCATAATTAGTGTAAGCAGGCATAATAACGGTATCAACCAGTAATAGAAGCAGTGCTCCTATTATGATAATGGCTGCTGCACCGATATACGTTTTTTTACTTGTGAAGAAACGTTTTATTGCTGAGATCATATATCAAAAAATCGAACTTTAAATAGTAAATTAAAAGTGAAATTTAACCGAAAGTGTTTCTTGGGGATTGATCAGATTAGTATCAGTTTCTATCCTGGCATTTTTCAGCTTAACAGTTAAGAAGGCATCAAAAGCAGACAAGAAATGGTTTATCAGAAGTAATGAAATCATATTTCTGGCAATACGATAGCTATCGTTAAAGTTTTCGGCTTGTTGCGAACCGCGCATAAAATTCATGGGCATTGCGCTTCCATCCCAAGGTAGCTGGTACTTATTGTTGATATTTGTACCAAAACCTTTCCATCCGCTGCCAAACTGGTAATATTTGCTGATCAGCTCATAATATTGTTGTGAACCGAAGTCGGGTGTTACATGGGAAAAAGTATTGCCGACCTCATTATCCGGGTACACAAATCGAGTATTTCGTTCAACTTTTCGGAGCAAGTCCAGTTTTACTTTTTCCCAGTCTTGAGTGCTGTATGAAGGAGTGATACCGCTAACCTGATTTCGAAG carries:
- the rpe gene encoding ribulose-phosphate 3-epimerase, with the translated sequence MDFELPIIAPSILAADFSKLGEQIEECNAAGVRWIHCDIMDGHFVPNISYGPSIVEDANHCTDAFLDVHLMIENPDQYIEAFVDAGADQITVHQEACPHLHRTIQNIHQYGITAGVAINPGTSLQSITPVLNELDLVLVMSVNPGFGGQSFIPATLQRLQDLRNMRKEKGAGFLIEVDGGVKPDNITNITHSGADVLVAGSAVFKAQNIAERIKRLNEKAQKGKETVV
- a CDS encoding PhoH family protein, which codes for MSNETYQIEDVEPVLVLGFHDEHLKQLDEAYPDTTLTARGASIKIDGPDKDRQELVNIFSELEKMAVENGNLNDSDIDTVLALKKEDRKPERPNPLEDDSNSEEFILHTFDDQTITAKTPGQKQILKSSAENDIVFTIGPAGTGKTYTSVALAVKALKERKVKKIILTRPAVEAGETLGFLPGDLREKIDPYLRPLYDALEDMIEYDQLELQLAKNNIEIAPLAYMRGRTLNDAFVILDEAQNATNMQMKMFLTRIGFNSRAIITGDITQTDLPRKKQSGLISIQHILEDIDGISFVYLDEDDVVRHRLVREIIEAYDQHEEKNS
- a CDS encoding MBL fold metallo-hydrolase, whose translation is MTEISQKSLAYPLYEGTFSVGLDKKFNRIDRDDPPAKGALKISLNPFLIQSKDKNILFDVGIGDFGEDTSTDTIKDNLDQLGVTDYEITDIFASHLHYDHIGGLAGKSSGFWELTFPDANVWVSKKGWQKVMDMDEYYDDEKTEFTHFLDAKADLNFLDEEDQPYPEISVKKIGGHTEFSQVLLFDDGNQKYLMGGDVLANRGEVNRKFAAKYDFDADRSMEARQELTKLAYEEDYTVMGYHDSHHPLFNLTDYDEQQGYKIEPM
- a CDS encoding purine-nucleoside phosphorylase, with amino-acid sequence MKLPDFTDQIADYLQQQEIPDAIEAAIILGSGLGGFADEIKNPQAIPYGNIPGMPVSSVKGHAGELIFGTVSGKNIMAFSGRFHHYEGFSFEQAATPVYIAKSLGANKLIVSNAAGGINTSFSVGDLMVIEGIIRNNLAISPRGNTKHRYLHHQWVDEVRQLAANLGLVTQQGTYIFSTGPNYETKSEIRAFRKMGADAVGMSTAPELFEAARLELKSVAISLISNMAAGVTGEKLDHDEVKAAADSRKEDFAKLVKELVAKL
- a CDS encoding PASTA domain-containing protein; its protein translation is MISAIKRFFTSKKTYIGAAAIIIIGALLLLLVDTVIMPAYTNYDEGLTVPDVSQISLEEAQQQLTNYGLQYEVAERRSNTAYPADYVIDQTPSPAEIVKPNRKIYLTVNTESNPTVKVPDVTSLSYRNAKIQLQNNGLKVGTVSYESSRFKNSVLRQSVPASKVVPKGTVVDLAVSDGLGEKVVQVPNIRGLRLSEAQQKLQEVGLRVGEIRFKPSKEFEPNVILDFSPKKEEIVIGETIKLTVSERFNVKEESESGAVIDTTTNIASPDSTNK